The Polyangium spumosum genome includes a window with the following:
- a CDS encoding M56 family metallopeptidase: MNLATLATSPFVAALGLALLHFLWQGAVIALFLAATLSSLPRSHAAARYTAACAALALMALAPPVTFAYFHASFAAVPFVPPNAFALLSASAEASAPPLWPAIVVMAWSAGALFMSARLAVGLLRLSSLIRHHTMPVSSALEVRFDKLARRLGVREGVRLFASDRVDVPMVIGWLRPVVLVPLYALTDLSPSCLSALLAHELAHVRRFDFLTNILQSIVEAALFYHPAVHWVSRVARREREHLCDDDAVAAVGDPVRYARALAALEGMRARTPELALGSNGGSLVMRIRRLIDGTTPQPPTSRALAAPALALASTLGLALATLAACGGEPPPAAEKPSVTAAQTEAAALGIPWLPPAIARWESAIAASARKGNVDPEAIAILTLVESCGDPKAKSPSGALGLMQLMPRTASLVAGELGITDHADERLLDPAYNLELGASYLGKQFAEFGKKDPARAFELSAAAYNGGESRVRAWLDGKAELSEETETYRALATGMWNERHAARSATYDTWRERVRGKVASRSAHPLPGARVTLAFGDTAPKQPHVLHQGVDLAAAPGTVVLAPLDGTVERIEQSSKGEPVLVLAHGRGIETRYRGLTNVKARPGAAVTRGAAIGEVGTPEGGPHVHFEVRDNGEAIDPARYLGQTVTP, translated from the coding sequence ATGAACCTCGCCACGCTCGCCACCTCGCCGTTCGTCGCGGCGCTCGGGCTCGCGCTCCTCCATTTCCTCTGGCAGGGCGCGGTGATCGCCCTCTTCCTCGCCGCGACCCTCTCGAGCCTGCCGCGCAGCCACGCCGCCGCGCGTTACACGGCCGCCTGCGCCGCGCTCGCCCTCATGGCGCTCGCGCCGCCCGTCACGTTCGCCTATTTTCACGCATCCTTCGCGGCCGTACCGTTCGTCCCGCCGAACGCCTTTGCCTTGCTCTCCGCCTCCGCGGAGGCCAGCGCGCCGCCTCTTTGGCCCGCGATCGTCGTCATGGCCTGGAGCGCCGGCGCGCTCTTCATGTCGGCCCGCCTCGCCGTGGGTCTCCTGCGCCTCTCGAGCTTGATCCGGCACCACACGATGCCCGTCTCCTCGGCGCTCGAGGTGCGCTTCGACAAACTCGCGCGGCGCCTCGGCGTCCGGGAGGGCGTGCGGCTCTTCGCCTCCGATCGCGTGGACGTGCCCATGGTCATCGGCTGGCTCCGGCCCGTCGTGCTCGTGCCCCTCTATGCGCTCACCGACCTTTCGCCGTCTTGCCTCTCCGCCCTGCTCGCGCACGAGCTCGCGCACGTGCGCAGGTTCGATTTCCTCACGAACATCCTGCAATCGATCGTCGAGGCAGCGTTGTTCTATCACCCCGCCGTCCACTGGGTCTCTCGTGTCGCCCGGAGAGAGCGCGAGCACCTCTGCGACGACGACGCCGTCGCGGCCGTCGGGGATCCGGTCCGTTATGCCCGCGCCCTCGCCGCGCTCGAGGGGATGCGCGCACGTACGCCCGAGCTCGCGCTCGGCTCGAATGGAGGTTCGCTCGTCATGAGAATTCGACGTCTGATCGATGGCACCACGCCCCAGCCGCCCACGAGCCGCGCCCTCGCCGCGCCCGCGCTCGCGCTCGCGAGCACGCTCGGCCTCGCCCTCGCCACCCTCGCCGCTTGCGGGGGAGAGCCGCCGCCCGCCGCGGAGAAGCCGAGCGTCACGGCCGCGCAAACAGAGGCCGCCGCGCTCGGCATTCCCTGGCTCCCTCCCGCCATCGCGCGCTGGGAATCGGCCATCGCCGCCTCCGCGCGCAAGGGCAACGTGGATCCCGAGGCCATCGCGATCCTCACGCTCGTCGAGTCGTGCGGGGATCCGAAGGCCAAGAGCCCGAGCGGCGCCCTCGGCCTGATGCAGCTCATGCCCCGGACCGCGAGCCTGGTCGCCGGGGAGCTCGGCATCACCGATCACGCGGACGAGCGCCTGCTCGATCCGGCCTACAACCTCGAGCTCGGCGCCTCGTATCTCGGCAAGCAGTTCGCCGAGTTTGGCAAGAAAGACCCGGCGCGCGCGTTCGAGCTCTCGGCCGCGGCGTACAACGGCGGCGAGAGCCGCGTGCGCGCGTGGCTCGACGGAAAGGCCGAGCTCTCCGAGGAGACCGAGACGTACCGCGCCCTCGCCACCGGCATGTGGAACGAGCGCCACGCGGCGCGCTCCGCGACGTACGACACCTGGCGCGAGCGCGTGCGCGGCAAGGTGGCCTCCCGCTCGGCCCACCCGCTCCCCGGCGCCCGCGTGACCTTGGCTTTTGGCGACACCGCGCCCAAACAGCCCCATGTCCTGCACCAGGGCGTGGACCTCGCGGCGGCGCCCGGGACGGTGGTGCTCGCGCCCCTCGACGGGACGGTCGAGCGTATCGAGCAGAGCTCGAAAGGCGAGCCCGTGCTCGTCCTCGCGCACGGCCGCGGCATCGAGACGCGATATCGCGGCCTCACGAACGTGAAGGCGCGACCTGGCGCGGCCGTGACGCGCGGGGCTGCGATCGGCGAGGTCGGCACGCCCGAAGGGGGGCCGCACGTGCACTTCGAGGTGCGCGACAATGGCGAGGCGATCGATCCGGCGCGTTATCTCGGACAAACCGTGACGCCCTGA
- a CDS encoding class I SAM-dependent methyltransferase — translation MKRSLLALALLAAPMLACGSSTPEVQNPDETATETTTTTNAAPTAAPAAPTATPEATKEPSPEELKKQKAAQELAADRAKWEAEAKAEDTRFTPEIKAEAKKLAEKKHASLDAALKEILAGKHRVPKNVERDKHRHPQETLKFFGLTPKMTVLEYGPGEGWWTELLAPTLAAQGKLLVTTTDPKGPPEARSTFYAQRLSRFLERSPELYGKVEKIVIDPKNPKFGLENKVDLVIVMRSMHGLHRDKLLPGFLSEVFTALKPGGVLGVEQHRAKPDADPDKSAPQGYLPEAFVIKQAEAAGFKLEGKSEVNANPKDTKDHPEGVWTLPPTLELGEKDKDKYMAIGESDRMTLKFVKPKK, via the coding sequence ATGAAACGAAGTCTGCTTGCGCTGGCCTTGCTGGCCGCGCCGATGCTCGCCTGTGGCTCCTCGACGCCGGAGGTCCAGAACCCCGACGAGACGGCCACCGAGACCACCACCACGACGAACGCCGCGCCGACGGCGGCCCCGGCCGCGCCGACGGCCACGCCCGAGGCCACGAAGGAGCCCTCGCCCGAGGAGCTCAAGAAGCAGAAGGCCGCCCAGGAGCTCGCCGCCGATCGCGCCAAGTGGGAGGCCGAGGCGAAGGCCGAGGACACGCGCTTCACCCCGGAGATCAAGGCCGAGGCGAAGAAGCTCGCCGAAAAGAAGCACGCGTCGCTCGACGCCGCGCTGAAGGAAATCCTCGCGGGCAAGCACCGCGTGCCCAAGAACGTCGAGCGCGACAAGCACCGCCACCCCCAGGAGACACTGAAATTCTTCGGCCTGACGCCGAAGATGACCGTGCTCGAATACGGCCCCGGTGAGGGCTGGTGGACGGAGCTCCTCGCCCCGACGCTCGCCGCGCAAGGCAAGCTGCTCGTGACGACGACCGACCCGAAGGGCCCGCCCGAGGCGCGCAGCACGTTCTACGCCCAGCGCCTCTCGCGTTTCCTCGAGCGGTCGCCGGAGCTCTACGGCAAGGTCGAGAAGATCGTGATCGACCCGAAGAACCCGAAATTCGGGCTCGAAAACAAGGTCGACCTGGTGATCGTGATGCGCTCGATGCACGGCCTGCACCGCGACAAACTCCTGCCCGGCTTCCTCTCCGAGGTGTTCACGGCGCTGAAGCCCGGCGGCGTGCTCGGCGTGGAGCAGCACCGCGCCAAACCCGACGCGGACCCCGACAAGAGCGCGCCGCAGGGCTACCTGCCCGAGGCGTTCGTGATCAAGCAGGCCGAGGCCGCGGGCTTCAAGCTCGAGGGCAAGTCCGAGGTCAACGCGAACCCGAAGGACACGAAGGACCACCCCGAAGGCGTGTGGACGCTGCCGCCCACGCTGGAGCTCGGCGAGAAGGACAAGGACAAGTACATGGCGATCGGCGAGAGCGATCGCATGACGCTGAAGTTCGTGAAGCCGAAGAAGTAA